One Natrinema longum genomic window carries:
- a CDS encoding prenyltransferase: MTSKSAAASEASVGDQLSYLLTLSRPRFWLYLAGPVVVGVAYAAASVDDLFTPATIALFAYFLLPANVFLYGINDVYDREIDAANPKKDDRETRYRGQRYVPLAVGLCGALPLLFAPLLARAAIPWLVAFLLLGAAYSAPPARFKTTPPLDSLSNGLYITPGAAAYAAVSGTQPPLLAIAGGWLWAMGMHTFSAIPDIEPDRETGIRTTATVLGERRTYGYCAGCWLASAAAFGTLDVRLGALMLVYPGLVAAIATASVAVDRAYWWFPAINTVVGALLTMGGLWRLLHG, encoded by the coding sequence ATGACTTCGAAATCCGCGGCGGCGAGTGAAGCCAGCGTCGGCGACCAGCTGTCGTACCTGCTGACCCTCTCGCGGCCGCGCTTCTGGCTGTATCTGGCCGGCCCCGTCGTCGTCGGAGTCGCCTACGCCGCGGCGTCCGTCGACGACCTGTTTACCCCGGCCACGATCGCCCTGTTCGCGTACTTCCTCCTGCCGGCGAACGTCTTCCTCTATGGCATCAACGACGTCTACGACCGGGAGATCGACGCGGCGAACCCGAAGAAGGACGACCGGGAGACGCGGTACCGGGGACAGCGGTACGTTCCCCTCGCCGTCGGGCTCTGTGGAGCCCTGCCGTTGCTGTTCGCGCCGCTGCTGGCCAGAGCCGCGATACCGTGGCTCGTCGCGTTCCTCCTCCTCGGTGCGGCCTACAGCGCGCCGCCGGCCAGGTTCAAGACGACGCCGCCGCTCGATTCGCTCTCGAACGGGCTCTACATCACGCCGGGCGCGGCCGCATACGCCGCCGTTTCGGGCACACAGCCGCCCCTCCTCGCGATCGCGGGCGGCTGGCTCTGGGCGATGGGGATGCACACCTTCTCGGCGATCCCCGACATCGAGCCCGACCGCGAGACCGGTATCCGAACGACCGCGACGGTACTCGGCGAACGTCGGACCTACGGCTACTGTGCCGGCTGTTGGCTCGCGAGCGCGGCCGCGTTCGGAACGCTCGACGTCCGGCTGGGGGCGCTCATGCTCGTCTATCCGGGGCTCGTCGCCGCGATCGCCACCGCGAGCGTCGCCGTCGACCGAGCGTACTGGTGGTTCCCGGCGATCAACACCGTCGTCGGCGCGCTCCTGACGATGGGCGGCCTCTGGAGGCTCCTCCATGGATAG
- a CDS encoding fumarylacetoacetate hydrolase family protein: protein MKLARIATDDGPVSGRYEDGVVHAADGVYEVGADEGFLPPCEPSALYCIGRNFAATIDQMSYERPDEPDFFIKPPASLVGHGDPIPYPTVTNELTYAGELAAVIDEPCRNLSEDEVSGVVRGYTILNDMDALDQGERTPRKAFDASGPLGPWIETAVEPTDIDMYTDVAGERRQEANTELMLFDPDEIIAHLSRRVTFRPGDVVSFGSPANPGLVEPGDTVEITYEGVGTLRNTVVDASERETLPLERETVRT, encoded by the coding sequence ATGAAACTCGCGCGGATCGCGACCGACGATGGCCCGGTATCCGGACGATACGAGGACGGCGTCGTTCACGCCGCCGACGGCGTCTACGAGGTCGGGGCGGACGAAGGGTTCCTGCCACCCTGTGAGCCCTCGGCGCTGTACTGTATCGGCCGGAACTTCGCGGCGACGATCGACCAGATGTCCTACGAACGCCCCGACGAGCCCGATTTCTTCATCAAGCCGCCGGCGTCGCTCGTCGGCCACGGCGATCCGATTCCGTATCCGACAGTCACGAACGAACTGACCTACGCCGGCGAGCTCGCGGCCGTCATCGACGAGCCCTGTCGGAACCTCTCGGAAGACGAGGTGTCCGGGGTCGTCCGCGGCTACACGATTCTGAACGACATGGACGCGCTCGACCAGGGCGAGCGGACGCCCCGGAAGGCCTTCGACGCGTCCGGCCCGCTCGGGCCGTGGATCGAGACCGCGGTCGAGCCGACCGACATCGACATGTACACCGACGTCGCCGGCGAGCGCCGCCAAGAGGCCAACACCGAACTGATGTTGTTCGACCCCGACGAGATCATCGCACACCTCTCCCGCCGGGTCACGTTCCGTCCCGGCGACGTCGTCTCCTTCGGCAGTCCCGCCAACCCCGGTCTCGTCGAACCCGGCGACACCGTCGAAATCACCTACGAAGGCGTCGGCACGCTCCGCAACACCGTGGTCGATGCGAGCGAGCGCGAGACCCTGCCGCTCGAGCGGGAGACGGTCCGCACGTAG
- the glnA gene encoding type I glutamate--ammonia ligase has translation MTNGNLTAAEEDVLDEIEDEDIDFLRLQFTDILGTVKNVSVPARQAEKAFTEGIYFDGSSIEGFVRIQESDMRLKPDPDTFAILPWQNREDGASARMICDVIDTSTGEPFEGDPRRVLKNALERADDLGYTVNAAPEPEFFLFEEDEEGRATTETGDHGGYFDLAPKDLASDVRRDIIYGLEDMGFEIEASHHEVARGQHEINFEYDDALSTADNVATFRTVVRAIAAQHDQHATFMPKPIPRINGSGMHTHLSLFEDGENAFHDEDDEFDLSETAHSFIAGILEHAPAITAVSNPTVNSYKRLVPGYEAPVYVAWSDRNRSALIRKPAARVPAASRIEARFPDPSCNPYLALAALIHAGLDGIERDLECPDPVRENIYEFDEEKREEYGIETLPTNLGEAVAALEDDEVIYGALGEHVGPKFVEAKEQEFEDYLVDVSDWELERYLETF, from the coding sequence ATGACGAACGGAAACCTGACCGCCGCGGAAGAGGACGTACTGGACGAGATCGAAGACGAAGACATCGACTTCCTTCGGCTGCAGTTTACCGACATTCTGGGGACGGTCAAGAACGTCTCCGTGCCCGCACGCCAGGCCGAGAAGGCCTTCACCGAAGGGATCTACTTCGACGGCTCCTCGATCGAGGGGTTCGTTCGCATTCAGGAATCGGACATGCGGCTCAAGCCCGACCCCGACACGTTCGCGATCCTCCCGTGGCAAAACCGCGAGGACGGTGCATCGGCCCGGATGATCTGCGACGTCATCGACACTTCGACGGGCGAACCCTTCGAGGGCGACCCGCGACGCGTCCTCAAGAACGCACTCGAGCGTGCCGACGATCTGGGCTACACGGTCAACGCCGCGCCCGAGCCGGAGTTCTTCCTCTTCGAGGAGGACGAGGAGGGCCGCGCCACGACGGAGACGGGCGATCACGGCGGCTACTTCGACCTCGCGCCGAAAGACCTCGCCAGCGACGTTCGCCGCGACATCATCTACGGCTTAGAGGACATGGGCTTCGAGATCGAAGCGAGCCATCACGAGGTCGCTCGCGGCCAACACGAGATCAACTTCGAGTACGACGACGCGCTCTCGACGGCCGACAACGTCGCGACGTTCCGTACCGTCGTCCGCGCGATCGCCGCCCAGCACGACCAGCACGCGACCTTCATGCCCAAGCCGATTCCGCGCATCAACGGCTCGGGTATGCACACCCACCTCTCCCTGTTCGAGGACGGTGAGAACGCCTTCCACGACGAGGACGACGAGTTCGACCTCTCGGAGACCGCCCACTCCTTCATCGCCGGCATCCTCGAGCACGCGCCGGCGATCACGGCGGTCTCGAACCCGACGGTCAACAGCTACAAACGGCTCGTGCCCGGCTACGAGGCACCAGTCTACGTCGCCTGGTCGGACCGCAACCGCTCGGCGCTGATCCGCAAGCCCGCGGCCCGCGTCCCGGCCGCCTCGCGCATCGAGGCTCGCTTCCCCGATCCGTCGTGTAACCCCTACCTCGCGCTGGCGGCGCTCATCCACGCCGGCCTCGACGGGATCGAACGCGACCTCGAGTGTCCGGACCCGGTTCGGGAGAACATCTACGAGTTCGACGAGGAGAAACGCGAGGAGTACGGCATCGAGACGCTGCCGACGAACCTCGGCGAAGCCGTCGCGGCACTCGAGGACGACGAGGTCATCTACGGGGCACTCGGCGAGCACGTCGGGCCGAAGTTCGTCGAAGCCAAAGAACAGGAGTTCGAAGACTACCTCGTCGACGTCTCCGACTGGGAGCTCGAGCGCTACCTCGAGACGTTCTGA
- a CDS encoding YkgJ family cysteine cluster protein — protein MSADHRRVEVYPDREVVVEFDPELTFECVDDCTWCCHHGVLLYDRDLLELAQRANLAETTTEFRGEKFVTREGKDREDHVGEDGSACAFLREDGLCSLHLEEDWKPTRCSVFPLGVWLEDGDLHVDIRDSAHEHCEGLNVSERSVIDNLEAFLPELLWELENPDSDREL, from the coding sequence GTGAGCGCCGACCACCGACGCGTCGAGGTGTATCCCGACCGCGAGGTCGTCGTCGAGTTCGATCCCGAGCTTACCTTCGAGTGCGTCGACGACTGCACGTGGTGTTGTCACCACGGCGTGCTCCTCTACGACAGGGACCTCCTCGAGTTGGCCCAGCGGGCGAACCTCGCCGAGACCACGACGGAGTTTCGCGGCGAGAAATTCGTCACGCGCGAGGGCAAAGACCGCGAGGACCACGTCGGCGAGGACGGTTCGGCCTGTGCGTTCCTCCGGGAGGACGGCCTCTGTTCGCTCCACCTCGAGGAGGACTGGAAACCCACCCGCTGTTCGGTCTTTCCCCTCGGCGTCTGGCTCGAGGACGGCGACCTCCACGTCGACATTCGTGACTCGGCCCACGAGCACTGCGAGGGACTGAACGTCAGCGAGCGCAGCGTTATCGACAACCTCGAGGCATTCCTGCCGGAACTCCTGTGGGAACTCGAGAATCCGGATTCGGATCGCGAATTGTAG
- the cruF gene encoding bisanhydrobacterioruberin hydratase, protein MDSGDSNRPRSSPGSDPASRSGTDAPSGPSPHERDGRDGSHGERARTERGATRAAVQRRLEALVRENRFTIAVVFPVIGAVTLVASAEELLPPPLAYNPLLILFGTLVMRSPLVVALLPRIDRRAIASLGLLTVYTYAIELVGVRTDWPYGAFEYGIRLGPMVGGEIPLALPLFFVPLVLNAYLLTLLVFGERAENVFVRVPGAIAAVVAIDLVLDPAAVAIGFWEYVPPGGYYGVPASNYRGWLLSGTVAVLLVELAFDRAALLERVRTCSFALDDLVSFVLLWGAINALYGNWLAAGVAGLFCLGLLRTDRYDLATIANRSLGS, encoded by the coding sequence ATGGATAGCGGCGACTCGAATCGACCCCGCTCGAGTCCGGGTTCGGACCCCGCCTCGAGGTCGGGGACGGACGCTCCCTCGGGGCCGTCCCCTCACGAGCGGGACGGCAGAGACGGGTCCCACGGCGAACGCGCCCGCACCGAACGTGGCGCGACACGAGCGGCGGTCCAGCGCCGGCTCGAGGCCCTCGTCCGCGAGAATCGGTTCACGATCGCGGTGGTCTTCCCGGTGATCGGGGCAGTGACGCTGGTCGCGAGCGCCGAGGAGCTGTTGCCGCCGCCGCTCGCGTACAACCCCCTGTTGATCCTGTTCGGGACGCTGGTGATGCGCTCGCCGCTGGTCGTCGCCCTGTTGCCCCGCATCGATCGGCGGGCGATCGCCTCTCTCGGCCTCCTGACTGTGTACACGTACGCGATCGAACTCGTTGGCGTGCGGACGGACTGGCCCTACGGTGCGTTCGAGTACGGGATTCGGCTCGGGCCGATGGTGGGTGGCGAGATCCCCCTCGCCCTCCCGCTGTTTTTCGTGCCGCTAGTACTCAACGCCTACCTGCTGACGCTGCTGGTCTTCGGCGAACGGGCCGAGAACGTGTTCGTGCGAGTGCCCGGGGCGATCGCCGCCGTCGTCGCGATCGACCTCGTGCTCGACCCCGCAGCCGTCGCGATCGGCTTCTGGGAATACGTACCGCCGGGGGGCTACTACGGCGTCCCCGCCTCGAACTACCGGGGGTGGCTCCTCTCCGGGACCGTCGCCGTCCTCCTCGTCGAACTGGCCTTCGATCGCGCGGCGCTGCTCGAGCGGGTCCGAACCTGTTCGTTCGCACTCGACGATCTGGTGAGCTTCGTGTTGCTCTGGGGGGCGATCAACGCGCTGTACGGCAACTGGCTGGCCGCTGGAGTCGCGGGCCTGTTCTGTCTCGGGCTGTTGCGGACCGACCGCTACGACCTCGCGACGATTGCGAACCGGTCGCTCGGATCCTAA
- a CDS encoding metallophosphoesterase, with amino-acid sequence MGDGHRRSASGPASTPPRVEPLPGEPAATATVGSQRVLFVADYHAGYEAGLRYERGVDVPSRAPDRREQLLALLERVRPDRLVVLGDLMHSIGEPGGAERGELEVLFESFPATFAVTVVKGNHDGRIETWLTDSDDIGSDVTVVSGDGITIGDVGVCHGHTWPTPAVLESDVICLGHEHPCVRLEDEVGGSRVERAWLRGRLDPDPFRDRPEYEGVSWLEGTDGSPPGVVVFPAFNDLVGGTWINVSGQSFLSPFIPAGLAEGDAYLLDGTRLGPYESV; translated from the coding sequence ATGGGAGACGGTCACCGTCGCTCCGCGTCCGGACCCGCGTCGACGCCGCCGCGAGTCGAGCCTCTCCCCGGCGAACCGGCCGCGACGGCCACAGTCGGGAGCCAACGCGTCTTGTTCGTCGCCGACTATCACGCCGGTTACGAGGCCGGCCTGCGATACGAGCGCGGCGTCGACGTTCCCAGTCGAGCGCCGGACCGGCGCGAGCAGTTGCTGGCACTCCTCGAGCGAGTCCGTCCGGATCGGCTGGTCGTCCTCGGCGATCTCATGCACTCGATCGGCGAGCCGGGCGGGGCCGAACGCGGCGAACTCGAGGTGCTGTTCGAGTCGTTTCCGGCGACGTTTGCAGTCACCGTCGTCAAGGGGAATCACGACGGTCGAATCGAAACCTGGCTCACGGACAGTGACGATATCGGTTCGGACGTCACCGTCGTTTCCGGCGACGGCATCACGATCGGCGACGTCGGCGTCTGTCACGGCCACACGTGGCCCACACCGGCGGTCCTCGAAAGCGACGTGATCTGCCTGGGTCACGAACATCCCTGCGTGCGACTCGAGGACGAGGTCGGCGGCAGTCGCGTCGAGCGTGCGTGGCTGCGGGGGCGGCTCGATCCCGACCCGTTTCGCGACCGCCCCGAGTACGAGGGGGTGTCGTGGCTCGAGGGGACGGACGGATCGCCGCCCGGAGTAGTCGTGTTCCCGGCGTTCAACGACCTCGTCGGCGGAACCTGGATCAACGTCTCCGGGCAGTCGTTTCTCTCGCCGTTCATCCCGGCGGGGCTGGCGGAGGGCGACGCCTACTTGCTGGACGGAACGCGGCTCGGACCCTACGAGTCGGTTTGA
- a CDS encoding phytoene/squalene synthase family protein: MQQEHIDAGKTIQKRTGKTFYLATRFLPERVRHATHVLYAFFRIADEVVDDAADVDPETQRAQLEAIRAQALGEQPPDDPVLEAFRELTERYGIDDAEIETFIDAMATDIETSRYETYSDLESYMRGSAASVGVMMTAIMEPEAEETALPHAVTLGEAFQMTNFLRDVREDVLERDRIYIPQETLRDHGVDTEQIERLEYTESFGAAMAAELQRTEELYREGVAGIRYLPEDCQLPVLLAAVLYAEHHTVIRNQEYDVLSAEPSLSTARKLWCLAKTRWHWHWNRDPEAVFQRVSAVPTADRDRHSPEHGDGVPTRS; this comes from the coding sequence ATGCAACAGGAACACATCGACGCAGGCAAGACGATACAGAAGCGAACCGGGAAGACGTTCTATCTCGCGACGCGGTTCCTTCCCGAGCGAGTGCGCCACGCCACGCACGTCCTCTATGCGTTCTTCCGGATCGCGGACGAGGTCGTCGACGACGCGGCGGACGTCGATCCGGAGACACAGCGCGCGCAACTCGAGGCCATTCGAGCCCAGGCGCTGGGCGAGCAACCACCCGACGATCCGGTGCTCGAGGCGTTCCGGGAACTCACGGAGCGATACGGGATCGACGACGCGGAAATCGAGACGTTCATCGACGCGATGGCGACCGATATCGAGACCAGCCGGTACGAAACCTACAGCGACCTCGAGTCCTACATGCGGGGGTCGGCCGCGTCGGTCGGCGTAATGATGACCGCGATCATGGAGCCGGAGGCCGAGGAGACGGCGCTTCCCCACGCCGTCACGCTCGGCGAGGCGTTCCAGATGACGAACTTCCTGCGGGACGTCCGCGAGGACGTCCTCGAGCGCGATCGGATCTACATCCCTCAGGAAACGCTGCGGGACCACGGGGTCGACACCGAACAGATCGAACGGCTCGAGTACACCGAGTCGTTCGGGGCGGCGATGGCCGCCGAGCTCCAGCGGACCGAAGAGCTCTATCGGGAGGGCGTCGCCGGGATCAGGTACTTACCCGAGGACTGTCAGCTCCCGGTCTTGTTGGCGGCGGTTCTCTACGCGGAACACCACACCGTCATCCGCAATCAGGAGTACGACGTGCTTTCGGCGGAGCCGTCGCTGTCGACGGCACGGAAGTTGTGGTGTCTCGCGAAGACGCGCTGGCACTGGCACTGGAATCGAGATCCCGAAGCAGTGTTCCAGCGGGTCTCGGCGGTTCCAACTGCCGACCGAGACCGACACAGCCCCGAACACGGGGACGGCGTTCCCACCCGGTCGTAA
- a CDS encoding SDR family NAD(P)-dependent oxidoreductase has translation MDGQTAIVTGGTRGIGRAVAEAFAAEGAAVVVGARDGTDVDATVDALEATGVSADGHRTDVRDEYDLERLTETASRTGGETGIDVVVPAAGVYHGEAGQTPTDDESYTAFDDHWRTNGRGVYATIRESLPHLNDGARVLVPTGSVARDGKAGYGSYAISKATAEAVTRGFAADTDYVVGCLDPGIVATGLSGGNGRDPDAVAPMFVWAATEAEPTAVDGAVVGLREWKQATR, from the coding sequence ATGGACGGCCAGACAGCCATCGTGACCGGTGGAACGCGCGGTATCGGACGCGCCGTCGCCGAAGCGTTCGCAGCCGAGGGAGCGGCCGTCGTCGTCGGCGCTCGAGACGGCACGGACGTCGACGCGACCGTCGACGCGCTCGAGGCGACGGGTGTGAGCGCAGACGGCCACAGGACCGACGTTCGCGACGAGTACGACCTCGAGCGGTTGACCGAGACCGCCTCGCGGACGGGCGGGGAAACGGGTATCGACGTCGTCGTCCCCGCAGCGGGCGTCTACCACGGCGAGGCGGGGCAGACGCCGACGGACGACGAGTCGTATACCGCGTTCGACGATCACTGGCGGACGAACGGTCGCGGCGTCTACGCGACGATCCGCGAGTCGCTGCCCCACCTGAACGACGGGGCGCGGGTGCTCGTGCCGACGGGCTCGGTGGCTCGAGACGGGAAAGCGGGATACGGTTCCTACGCGATCTCGAAGGCGACGGCGGAGGCGGTGACTCGCGGCTTCGCCGCCGACACCGACTACGTCGTGGGCTGTCTGGACCCCGGGATCGTCGCGACGGGGCTGTCGGGAGGGAACGGCCGCGACCCGGACGCCGTCGCTCCGATGTTCGTCTGGGCGGCGACGGAGGCGGAGCCAACGGCCGTCGACGGGGCGGTCGTCGGACTGCGCGAGTGGAAGCAAGCGACGCGGTAA
- a CDS encoding translation initiation factor eIF-1A → MTEDSGRRNLRMPNSDEVFAVVTEHLGGNHVRLRCEDGEERLGRIPGRMKYRTWIEQDDIVVAEPWDWQDEKATIEWRYTGQDADQLRREGHID, encoded by the coding sequence GTGACAGAAGACTCCGGGCGACGGAACCTCCGTATGCCCAACAGCGATGAAGTATTCGCCGTCGTAACCGAACACCTCGGAGGCAACCACGTTCGCCTCCGCTGTGAGGACGGCGAGGAGCGACTCGGCCGCATTCCGGGTCGCATGAAATACCGAACCTGGATCGAGCAAGACGACATCGTCGTCGCCGAACCCTGGGACTGGCAAGACGAGAAAGCCACCATCGAATGGCGCTACACCGGCCAGGACGCAGATCAACTGCGTCGTGAAGGCCACATCGATTGA
- a CDS encoding phytoene desaturase family protein, translating to MQSLSGESVVVIGSGIGGLSTACYLADAGADVRVIEKNEQLGGRASRLEKDGFKFDMGPSWYLMPDVFERFFAHFDRTPSDYYELSHLDPHYRIFFKDGDQVDITPDLERTKAVFEEYEPGAGDALERYLEKSRENYEVGMKHFVYEDRERLRDYLDLDVARQARGLSLLGSMQGHVEDYFDHPKLQQIMQYTLVFLGGSPTNTPALYNLMSHVDFNLGVWYPDGGIGAVIDGVAELGAELGVEYETDRPATEIKGHTGGFEVETPAGPVRSDLVVSNADYAHTEQELLTPERRGHDADYWDERTYAPSAFLLYLGVEGDVDELAHHTLVLPTDWEEHFDQIFEAPQWPDDPAYYLCVPSETDDAVAPEGHSALFVLVPIAPGLEDTPERREEYRDLVLEDIAANTGTDLRERIVLEERFSVDDFAGRYNSYGGTALGLAHTLRQTALFRPPHRSKEVDGLYFVGGDTTPGIGVPMCLISGDLTAEKVLEDHGIAARPS from the coding sequence ATGCAATCGCTGTCCGGTGAGTCGGTCGTCGTGATCGGGAGCGGGATCGGTGGGCTCTCGACGGCCTGTTACCTCGCCGATGCGGGTGCCGACGTCCGCGTCATCGAGAAGAACGAACAACTGGGTGGCCGGGCGAGCCGCCTCGAGAAGGACGGATTCAAATTCGACATGGGTCCTTCGTGGTATCTGATGCCCGACGTCTTCGAGCGGTTCTTCGCCCACTTCGATCGGACGCCGAGCGACTACTACGAGCTCTCGCATCTCGATCCCCATTACCGAATCTTCTTCAAAGACGGTGACCAGGTCGATATCACGCCGGACCTCGAGCGGACGAAAGCCGTCTTCGAGGAGTACGAGCCGGGTGCCGGCGACGCACTCGAACGCTACCTCGAGAAGTCACGGGAGAACTACGAGGTCGGAATGAAACACTTCGTCTACGAGGATCGGGAACGCCTGCGCGATTATCTGGATCTCGACGTGGCTCGACAGGCGCGGGGGCTCTCGCTTTTGGGCTCGATGCAGGGTCACGTCGAGGACTACTTCGACCATCCGAAACTCCAGCAGATCATGCAGTACACGCTGGTGTTCCTGGGCGGTTCGCCGACGAACACGCCGGCGCTGTACAACCTGATGAGCCACGTCGATTTCAACCTCGGCGTCTGGTACCCCGACGGCGGGATCGGTGCGGTCATCGACGGGGTCGCGGAACTGGGTGCGGAACTCGGCGTCGAGTACGAGACCGATCGTCCCGCGACGGAGATCAAGGGCCACACGGGCGGGTTCGAGGTCGAAACGCCCGCTGGGCCGGTCCGATCGGATCTGGTCGTGAGCAACGCCGATTACGCACACACCGAACAGGAACTGCTGACTCCCGAACGGCGCGGCCACGACGCCGATTACTGGGACGAACGGACCTACGCGCCCTCCGCCTTCCTGCTCTATCTGGGCGTCGAGGGCGACGTCGACGAACTCGCCCACCACACGCTCGTGTTGCCGACCGACTGGGAGGAGCACTTCGATCAGATCTTCGAGGCTCCCCAGTGGCCCGACGACCCCGCCTACTACCTGTGTGTGCCCTCCGAAACCGACGACGCCGTCGCGCCCGAGGGCCACAGCGCCCTGTTCGTCCTCGTCCCGATTGCACCCGGACTCGAGGACACCCCCGAACGACGCGAGGAGTATCGCGACCTCGTCCTCGAGGACATCGCCGCGAATACGGGGACCGACCTCCGGGAGCGGATCGTCCTCGAGGAGCGGTTCTCGGTCGACGACTTCGCCGGCCGGTACAACAGCTACGGCGGGACGGCGCTGGGACTGGCCCACACGCTTCGGCAGACCGCGCTCTTCCGACCCCCACACCGGTCGAAAGAAGTCGACGGACTCTACTTCGTGGGCGGTGACACCACACCCGGTATCGGCGTCCCGATGTGTCTCATCAGCGGCGATCTGACGGCCGAGAAGGTACTCGAGGATCACGGCATCGCGGCGCGACCGTCGTGA
- a CDS encoding Single-stranded DNA binding protein, translated as MELDDHAEDLASDLGVDKEEVKADLQNLVEYSVPVDEAKQSLRRKYGDGSSGGGGTPSAKDIAEITPDESNVTVTGVVLTAGERSIRYQGSDHVIVEGRLADETGVIDYTAWEDFGLEPGDTITAGNAGVREWDGEPELNLGESTSLSFQDGSLEVPYEIGGEAQLADLRTGDRAVTIEVTVVDCERKTIDGRDGETDILSGVFGDESGRLPFTNWDPEPEIEDGGSVRIENAYVQEFRGVPEVNVSAFSTVTELDREIDVGSDTSTMDVGDAVGTGGIYDVEVVGNLLAVRDGSGLIQRCPECYRVIQKGQCRTHGDVEGIDDLRVKAILDDGTGTVTVVLDDELTERVYGGTLDDALEQAREAMDQEVVADRIRERIVGREYRVRGHLSVDEYGANLDAETFEESDDDPAARATAFLEEVDA; from the coding sequence ATGGAACTCGACGATCATGCCGAGGATCTCGCCTCCGACCTCGGTGTTGACAAAGAGGAGGTCAAAGCCGACCTGCAGAATTTGGTGGAGTACAGCGTCCCGGTTGACGAGGCCAAACAGAGCCTCCGGCGGAAGTACGGCGACGGATCCAGCGGCGGTGGCGGGACCCCGTCCGCGAAGGACATCGCCGAGATCACGCCCGACGAGAGCAACGTCACCGTGACGGGCGTCGTCCTGACGGCAGGCGAGCGGTCGATCCGCTATCAGGGCTCCGATCACGTCATCGTCGAAGGCCGACTGGCCGACGAGACCGGCGTCATCGACTACACCGCCTGGGAGGACTTCGGCCTCGAGCCCGGCGATACGATCACCGCGGGCAACGCCGGCGTCCGCGAGTGGGACGGCGAACCCGAACTCAACCTCGGCGAGAGCACCTCGCTGTCGTTTCAGGACGGCTCGCTCGAAGTGCCCTACGAGATCGGCGGCGAGGCACAGCTGGCCGACCTCCGGACCGGCGATCGCGCGGTCACGATCGAGGTCACGGTCGTCGACTGCGAGCGCAAGACGATCGACGGACGGGACGGCGAGACGGACATCCTGAGCGGCGTCTTCGGCGACGAGAGCGGTCGCCTGCCGTTTACGAACTGGGACCCCGAACCCGAAATCGAGGACGGCGGCTCGGTCCGCATCGAGAACGCGTACGTCCAGGAGTTCCGGGGCGTGCCCGAAGTCAACGTCTCGGCGTTCTCGACGGTCACCGAACTCGACCGGGAGATCGACGTCGGCAGCGACACGTCGACGATGGATGTCGGCGACGCCGTCGGCACGGGCGGTATCTACGACGTCGAAGTCGTGGGCAACCTGCTCGCGGTCCGTGACGGCTCCGGGCTGATCCAGCGCTGTCCGGAGTGTTACCGGGTCATCCAGAAGGGACAGTGCAGAACGCACGGCGACGTCGAGGGTATCGACGACCTCCGCGTCAAGGCGATCCTCGACGACGGCACCGGCACCGTTACCGTCGTCCTCGACGACGAACTCACCGAACGGGTCTACGGCGGCACCTTGGACGACGCCTTAGAACAGGCCCGGGAAGCCATGGACCAGGAGGTCGTCGCGGACCGGATCCGCGAGCGAATCGTCGGTCGTGAATACCGCGTGCGCGGTCACCTCTCGGTCGACGAGTACGGCGCGAACCTCGACGCCGAGACCTTCGAGGAGAGCGACGACGATCCGGCCGCCCGTGCGACTGCCTTCCTCGAGGAGGTGGACGCATGA
- a CDS encoding MarR family transcriptional regulator: MASQTRRRARIDPVPDDLESAHAKLVYIYLEVAEGATIEELGEILAMKKINILSVLNSLSSAGYVEQAESEYVLAN; this comes from the coding sequence ATGGCCTCGCAAACGCGCCGCAGAGCACGCATCGATCCGGTTCCCGACGATCTCGAGTCAGCCCACGCGAAACTCGTCTACATCTACCTGGAGGTCGCCGAGGGGGCGACGATCGAAGAGCTGGGGGAGATACTGGCGATGAAGAAGATCAACATCCTGAGCGTGCTGAACTCGCTGTCGAGTGCCGGCTACGTCGAGCAAGCCGAATCGGAGTACGTTCTCGCGAACTGA